Proteins co-encoded in one Waddlia chondrophila WSU 86-1044 genomic window:
- a CDS encoding protein kinase family protein, with protein sequence MHAQHPYNQHSKIYNFFFHPLHRKDEEKVKTILAVITNIFVTVISAGLWQIPFWIVNDRDRRKVTKWTQDQTPKVAKVQSNHFKTKKSDPKTPTAPIQRSQPTPPPKKSKRELVISRLKADMEAKGYNDKQILEVLKHGENLVKFLLETPDDQRDLQIHPNFGAEVKRSKLENPQSPTEFEEARQAKMLKLAVKTELLFKETALFTLLPNYVNSKKHGQKLAPHHRLFDSTKGLQAFNLSSMNQPLRKVHLIATKSLGSGNFNTTSSAFHMGLGREIALRELSKKSLLQPNDLSDWDREVRMYRALVNTVPGLVNLHDVSVINSTSPQNPQMWIPTERGLILEKCEGDLSQFIYKRDPQQHNFILKERLPDLESRGFIIAQIAHSLDALHTQGYSHGDLKADNVFYVKDKQGRVHTKIGDLGCVKPLGQRYRSDGHHGYQPPESAHLWSQYGAAADCWGLGLIAFELKYNSLLSEDLSTIIPERQLLYALLDCNFDPHVMAFIRTRDQNLGQWIQQQNPWIYQCICSSSFPFLANLMQSYSNCAGMNSQGFYTHLVNSLNNRYRAVLFQHFQRVGLCNNQGTYTPNDALDQAILSLLNLDPSKRMNAGQAKVLLSQAFKFDQRDLGSLPVSSKASYSGSLASIVPEMNQWLQNMMSKYPDSYAEGALEEILDALGNAENFNDFEDKLNEIQEDEFIDDQSKKYILMAVKNRLPRDLGSSGVPFGHAPLQTNGLSTGYTYQGFPVIHQDRRYTVRDQTKENLMSLFGRIEQYDKGGQSKEKYKKDAKSVAKTSFDNPPGIREPIKGLLKHVRLYQDDRGACQSSNQEELLGRFDVVSVPCRIDYDAFWKPVDTKHQKIFYMHHAAALNIGETQHASDFKAYSNNGMLDESKYVKDMQSIFGNVLSAQSLSGVKHAVWFPFGMGAFLRNLHKCDPSYNDSQKLSDLRQSLAKAFVEELKKHPGMDIHLCLPVSGPGDESTENYNAFISALLAADSQVKSRVTVYTNQDATALAQELANKHGGDQVSLANGANRKLIGNHWFDDRALRAIDENIHRRSPISSAIALMLDQDVEPKKRKKDELKTTIQKFGGQIISL encoded by the coding sequence ATGCACGCACAACATCCTTATAACCAACATTCAAAGATATACAATTTCTTCTTCCACCCTTTGCATAGGAAAGATGAAGAAAAAGTCAAAACAATCTTAGCTGTCATTACAAACATTTTCGTAACAGTTATCTCAGCTGGATTATGGCAAATCCCCTTTTGGATCGTTAATGATCGAGACAGAAGAAAAGTGACAAAATGGACGCAAGACCAAACACCCAAAGTCGCCAAAGTGCAGTCGAATCACTTCAAGACTAAAAAAAGCGATCCAAAGACACCAACTGCTCCAATTCAAAGAAGTCAGCCAACTCCTCCTCCCAAGAAAAGCAAAAGAGAATTGGTAATTTCTCGTTTAAAAGCTGACATGGAAGCTAAAGGATATAACGATAAACAGATTCTGGAGGTGCTAAAACATGGAGAAAATTTGGTAAAATTTCTCTTAGAAACTCCTGATGATCAAAGAGATTTGCAAATTCACCCCAACTTTGGAGCAGAAGTCAAGAGAAGCAAGCTCGAAAATCCTCAAAGTCCAACAGAATTTGAAGAGGCGCGCCAAGCAAAAATGCTTAAGCTCGCCGTCAAAACAGAACTCCTTTTCAAAGAAACTGCTCTCTTCACTCTCCTGCCTAATTATGTGAACTCCAAAAAACACGGGCAAAAACTTGCACCGCACCACCGGCTTTTCGACAGCACAAAAGGTTTGCAAGCTTTCAATCTCAGCAGTATGAACCAACCTTTAAGAAAAGTTCATCTCATTGCCACTAAATCTCTTGGGAGCGGCAATTTCAATACCACAAGCTCTGCTTTCCACATGGGACTTGGTCGAGAAATTGCATTAAGAGAATTGTCGAAGAAGTCTTTGCTACAGCCAAACGACCTAAGCGATTGGGATCGGGAAGTGCGAATGTACAGAGCATTAGTCAATACTGTACCGGGATTGGTGAACTTACACGACGTCAGCGTCATCAACTCGACAAGCCCTCAAAATCCACAAATGTGGATTCCTACTGAACGAGGGCTGATTTTAGAGAAATGCGAAGGAGATCTCTCCCAATTTATTTACAAACGGGATCCTCAGCAACACAATTTCATCCTCAAAGAACGGCTGCCGGATCTTGAATCGAGAGGATTTATCATCGCGCAAATTGCACATAGCTTGGATGCATTACATACCCAAGGATACAGCCATGGTGATTTAAAAGCCGACAATGTTTTTTATGTTAAGGATAAGCAAGGAAGGGTACACACAAAGATAGGCGACTTGGGATGTGTGAAGCCTTTAGGCCAACGATATCGTTCCGATGGCCACCACGGCTATCAACCACCAGAATCTGCGCATTTATGGAGCCAATATGGCGCTGCTGCCGATTGCTGGGGTTTAGGACTTATTGCCTTCGAGTTGAAGTATAACAGCCTATTATCAGAAGATCTAAGCACGATTATTCCTGAACGGCAACTTCTCTATGCCCTTCTGGATTGCAACTTTGATCCCCATGTGATGGCATTCATCCGAACAAGAGATCAAAATCTGGGACAATGGATTCAACAGCAGAATCCTTGGATTTATCAATGTATCTGTAGCAGCAGCTTTCCTTTTCTTGCCAACTTAATGCAAAGTTACTCTAATTGCGCTGGGATGAACTCTCAAGGATTTTATACACATCTTGTCAATAGTTTAAACAATCGATATCGTGCTGTTTTGTTCCAGCATTTTCAACGGGTGGGTTTATGCAATAACCAAGGCACATATACTCCAAACGATGCGTTGGATCAGGCTATTTTATCCTTGCTTAATCTCGACCCTTCAAAAAGGATGAATGCAGGACAAGCAAAAGTCTTGCTCTCTCAAGCTTTTAAATTCGATCAACGAGACTTAGGCTCTTTGCCTGTTTCTTCTAAAGCTTCTTATAGCGGAAGCTTAGCTTCTATTGTTCCTGAAATGAATCAGTGGCTGCAGAACATGATGTCAAAATACCCTGATTCATATGCAGAAGGTGCTTTGGAAGAGATTTTGGATGCACTAGGAAATGCCGAGAATTTTAATGATTTCGAAGACAAACTCAACGAAATTCAAGAAGATGAATTTATCGATGATCAAAGTAAAAAATACATCTTAATGGCAGTCAAAAATCGACTGCCAAGAGATTTAGGCTCCAGCGGTGTTCCTTTTGGCCATGCTCCGCTTCAAACAAATGGGTTATCGACAGGATACACGTATCAAGGTTTTCCCGTCATCCACCAGGATCGACGCTACACTGTGCGAGATCAGACGAAAGAAAATCTAATGAGCTTGTTTGGGCGCATAGAACAATACGATAAAGGAGGCCAATCAAAAGAGAAGTACAAAAAGGATGCCAAATCTGTGGCAAAAACGTCCTTCGACAACCCTCCTGGAATAAGAGAACCAATAAAAGGTTTACTGAAGCATGTACGACTCTATCAGGATGACAGAGGAGCCTGCCAAAGCTCAAATCAAGAAGAGCTGCTAGGCCGCTTCGATGTCGTTTCTGTTCCTTGCCGCATTGATTACGATGCTTTTTGGAAGCCTGTAGATACAAAACACCAAAAAATTTTTTATATGCATCACGCAGCGGCACTCAACATTGGGGAAACCCAACACGCTAGCGACTTCAAAGCATATTCCAACAACGGAATGCTGGACGAAAGTAAGTACGTTAAAGATATGCAGTCCATTTTTGGGAATGTGTTGTCAGCTCAAAGCCTCAGTGGAGTCAAACATGCGGTTTGGTTCCCTTTTGGCATGGGAGCCTTCTTAAGAAATCTTCATAAATGCGACCCATCCTATAACGACTCGCAAAAATTGAGCGATTTGAGACAATCTCTGGCAAAAGCATTTGTTGAAGAGCTTAAAAAACATCCAGGCATGGATATCCATTTATGCCTGCCTGTTTCAGGTCCAGGGGATGAGTCAACAGAAAACTACAATGCCTTTATTAGCGCCCTACTCGCTGCTGATTCGCAAGTAAAAAGCCGAGTCACAGTTTATACTAATCAAGATGCTACAGCTTTAGCCCAGGAGCTTGCGAACAAACACGGAGGAGATCAAGTCAGCTTAGCTAACGGAGCGAATCGAAAATTAATTGGCAACCACTGGTTTGACGATCGGGCACTAAGGGCAATTGATGAAAACATCCATAGACGTTCTCCTATTTCCTCAGCAATTGCGCTGATGCTGGACCAAGATGTTGAGCCGAAAAAGCGAAAAAAGGATGAACTGAAAACCACCATCCAAAAATTTGGAGGACAGATTATTTCGTTATAG
- a CDS encoding TolC family protein, whose amino-acid sequence MLRLNRLTSKYFSMLSFCLAGCAARDPFVLTPSTPCREWVYCLEGTPIPHCQLIDDDQLIDEERVWHLPELVDLGLKNSRQTQRSWAETRIRASEYGLSLADFYPEISFSGYIEAVRATTYFGSSRISELPGIQDIVVNEFREYAPSFSLAYLIFDWGTRNARSETFRQRVLSANWEFNREIQTVIRQITGDYYSYVGNKGLQEAAEANLKDAQTLYDATHKKYSLGIVDKSTDLIALTQVSKQQIQFLQAQQLLETSYAQLVADLGIPSTIELNIFGQFEAGEVIFPAECTVEQCVEEALMSRPDLFASYSGMQSTEAAVSAAKRDKLPKVSLQAAGSRIYYQDGENDGNDYGAMISLDYPIFKGYWYENRIRSASSRYCKAKADFEQLQIEVVKEVVIAHRDLEIAVENLKVNRVYVDAAAESYRATLMQFEAGVVDITTVVNAFTSLADARYSLVEAQKEWYTSIANLAYAIGILGKGTR is encoded by the coding sequence ATGTTACGCTTAAATCGGCTAACTTCCAAATATTTTTCTATGCTTAGCTTCTGCCTCGCGGGATGCGCGGCAAGAGACCCTTTTGTCCTGACTCCCTCAACCCCTTGCAGGGAATGGGTCTATTGCCTGGAAGGCACTCCCATACCTCATTGTCAGCTTATCGATGATGACCAATTAATCGATGAGGAAAGAGTCTGGCATCTGCCCGAGTTGGTCGACTTGGGGCTTAAGAATAGCCGCCAAACTCAGCGTTCTTGGGCAGAAACTCGAATACGCGCTTCAGAATATGGCCTTAGCTTGGCCGATTTCTATCCGGAAATCTCGTTTTCCGGATACATCGAAGCAGTAAGAGCTACGACCTATTTTGGCTCCAGCCGGATTTCGGAACTTCCCGGAATTCAAGATATCGTCGTGAATGAATTCAGAGAGTATGCCCCCAGCTTTTCTCTGGCTTATCTTATCTTCGATTGGGGGACACGCAATGCACGCAGCGAAACTTTCAGGCAGCGTGTTCTCAGTGCAAATTGGGAATTCAACAGAGAAATCCAAACTGTCATCCGGCAAATCACCGGCGATTATTATAGCTATGTGGGAAACAAAGGACTGCAAGAAGCTGCCGAAGCAAACCTGAAAGACGCGCAAACGCTTTATGATGCCACGCACAAAAAATACTCATTAGGAATCGTAGACAAGAGCACCGATCTGATCGCTCTTACGCAAGTGTCCAAACAACAGATCCAGTTTCTGCAAGCACAGCAGCTATTGGAAACTTCTTACGCCCAGCTGGTTGCTGACCTGGGAATCCCATCGACGATTGAATTAAATATTTTCGGACAATTTGAAGCAGGCGAGGTGATCTTTCCTGCTGAATGCACGGTAGAGCAGTGCGTGGAAGAGGCGTTGATGAGCCGGCCGGATCTGTTCGCTTCCTATAGCGGCATGCAGTCGACAGAGGCAGCGGTCAGCGCAGCCAAGCGGGATAAGCTTCCCAAGGTCAGCCTGCAAGCTGCTGGGTCGCGCATTTACTACCAAGACGGTGAGAACGATGGCAACGATTACGGGGCAATGATTAGCCTCGATTACCCGATTTTCAAAGGCTATTGGTACGAAAACCGCATCCGCTCGGCATCCTCGCGGTACTGCAAAGCGAAGGCGGATTTCGAGCAGCTGCAGATTGAAGTGGTCAAAGAAGTTGTGATTGCACATCGAGACTTGGAGATTGCGGTAGAAAACCTGAAGGTGAATCGTGTCTATGTGGATGCTGCCGCTGAATCGTATCGCGCGACGCTTATGCAATTCGAAGCGGGAGTTGTAGATATCACTACCGTTGTCAATGCTTTTACAAGCCTGGCAGATGCGCGCTATTCTTTGGTAGAAGCGCAAAAAGAGTGGTACACCTCAATTGCCAACCTCGCTTATGCAATCGGTATTTTGGGAAAGGGAACAAGATGA
- a CDS encoding efflux RND transporter permease subunit — protein sequence MNLSEPFIRRPVMTTMVTAALLLFGLMAYRQLPISDLPDISFPVITVTVTNPGMDPETMANNVAVPLEQQLMTIPGIKSVISSSRQGNTTIVVQFDLSKDIDQASTDVNSAINNASGNLPPLPAPPSYKKFNPADTPVIYVAVTSEAMTMGKLYDYGYTIIAQRLSMLSGVSEVSIWGSKSNVRVKVSPDKLAAMNIGINEIAEALVDSNQSLPGGTVYDASIAYTIVPKGQVTEGAGYNQLIVAENQGNPVYVKDIGEGVDSIHDEGFYLRYWDKDKGEIPAVIVAVTKEDGANTVKLCNDVRDYLTVLEKQLPASIHLDVIFDRSIMIKESINDVLLTLVIAFILVVSVIFLFLGKASSTIIPSISLPVSIFGTFAFMYARGFSIDILSMLGLTLVIGFLVDDAIVVLENIVRHQQMGKNPVQAALDGSKEISTTVLSMTLSLSAVFLPLVLMPGIIGRLFHEMAVVVVASVLISGSISLILTPMLCSRFLVHTDKKSRLEEKADRLMERLVAIYEPALIWVMRHRLVPILLGVASVVFAALLFKSVPTDFLPPGDTGAMLGVTLTSEEVSYDAMANRQDKVNKVLENNPYVDKVISMANFPELLPPNEGVVFAGLVDLNKRPAIAKIKEQIDGEFKKLSGIQPFLKPIPQINLNVSTSVDRADYSYAISGIGDQDLLYAKVQELTRALQNVSEITDVSSDLEISAPQVSLEILRDRASMLGVSVKTIEQAIQLAYSGSRISTFQTPINIYDLVLQVDDESRQTPDMLDKIRVSSSLPEDRKTLIPLSTVVRREIVNGPLQVNHINQLPSATVYFNIAPGAALSTALQKVSDEASKIIPKQFFGSFAGQAAIFEGTGPEMAALLLISILIIYLLLGSLYENFFHPLTILTTLPGSIFGGLLTLFVFQSSLSLYAFVGMIVLIGIVLKNGIMLVEFANEKVLEGKEVSEAIIEACKVRFRPILMTTIAAAMGALPIAIGIGADASSRRSMGLIILGGLLFAQMITYFFTPVICYYSMRAGRSITK from the coding sequence ATGAATCTTTCAGAACCCTTCATCAGGCGCCCGGTCATGACGACGATGGTGACTGCCGCGCTTCTTTTGTTCGGTCTCATGGCCTATCGCCAGCTGCCGATCAGCGATCTGCCTGATATTTCGTTTCCTGTGATTACCGTGACTGTGACGAATCCGGGAATGGATCCGGAAACAATGGCAAACAATGTGGCAGTGCCCTTGGAGCAGCAGTTGATGACGATTCCCGGTATCAAATCGGTGATTTCATCAAGCAGGCAGGGGAATACAACGATTGTGGTGCAATTCGATTTGTCCAAGGATATCGATCAGGCTTCAACGGATGTCAACTCAGCGATCAATAACGCCAGCGGCAACTTGCCTCCGCTCCCTGCGCCTCCTTCCTATAAGAAATTCAATCCGGCCGACACGCCTGTTATCTATGTCGCAGTCACTTCCGAAGCGATGACCATGGGAAAGCTGTACGACTACGGCTATACGATCATTGCGCAAAGGTTGTCCATGCTAAGCGGTGTGTCGGAAGTCTCGATTTGGGGAAGTAAATCCAATGTGAGGGTCAAGGTTAGCCCGGATAAATTGGCGGCGATGAATATCGGAATCAACGAAATTGCAGAGGCCTTAGTCGACTCCAATCAATCGTTGCCTGGCGGTACTGTATACGACGCATCCATCGCCTATACGATTGTTCCTAAGGGACAAGTAACGGAAGGTGCGGGGTACAATCAGTTGATTGTCGCAGAAAATCAGGGGAATCCTGTCTATGTCAAAGATATTGGGGAAGGAGTGGATAGTATCCACGACGAGGGATTTTACTTGCGCTATTGGGACAAAGATAAAGGGGAGATTCCGGCAGTTATTGTCGCTGTCACAAAGGAGGACGGGGCTAACACTGTCAAACTGTGCAATGATGTCAGGGATTATCTGACAGTTCTGGAAAAACAATTGCCCGCATCGATTCATCTAGATGTCATCTTCGACCGCTCGATCATGATTAAGGAGTCGATTAACGATGTCTTGTTAACCTTGGTAATTGCGTTTATCCTCGTGGTCTCCGTGATCTTTTTATTTCTTGGAAAAGCAAGCTCTACCATTATCCCTTCAATCTCGTTGCCGGTTTCGATCTTTGGAACGTTTGCTTTCATGTATGCCAGAGGCTTCAGCATCGATATTTTGTCTATGCTGGGGCTGACGCTTGTAATCGGGTTTCTGGTTGACGATGCGATTGTTGTGCTGGAAAATATTGTACGCCATCAACAAATGGGCAAAAATCCTGTTCAAGCAGCTCTGGACGGGAGTAAAGAGATCAGTACAACAGTACTTTCGATGACGCTTTCTTTAAGCGCAGTCTTTTTGCCTCTTGTGCTGATGCCGGGGATTATCGGACGCTTGTTCCATGAAATGGCTGTCGTTGTCGTTGCTTCGGTTCTGATTTCAGGGTCGATTTCACTGATCTTAACGCCCATGCTTTGCTCAAGGTTTCTTGTGCATACCGATAAGAAAAGTCGATTGGAAGAGAAAGCAGATCGTTTGATGGAGCGTTTGGTGGCAATTTACGAACCTGCGCTCATATGGGTGATGAGACATCGATTGGTACCCATCCTTCTGGGGGTCGCTTCGGTTGTTTTTGCAGCTCTGCTTTTCAAGTCGGTTCCGACCGATTTTCTTCCTCCGGGAGATACAGGAGCAATGCTCGGTGTTACCCTTACGTCCGAGGAGGTGAGTTACGATGCCATGGCTAACCGCCAGGATAAGGTGAATAAAGTCCTTGAAAACAACCCTTACGTAGACAAGGTGATCTCTATGGCAAATTTTCCCGAGCTTCTTCCTCCGAACGAAGGAGTGGTGTTTGCCGGGCTGGTCGATTTGAATAAACGCCCTGCAATTGCCAAGATCAAGGAACAGATCGATGGGGAGTTTAAAAAACTTTCGGGTATTCAGCCTTTTCTTAAACCGATTCCACAGATTAACCTCAATGTCAGTACAAGCGTTGACAGGGCGGATTACTCTTATGCAATTTCCGGCATTGGCGATCAAGACTTGCTGTACGCTAAAGTGCAGGAGCTGACCCGGGCTTTGCAGAATGTTTCCGAAATCACCGATGTCAGCTCTGACTTGGAGATCTCAGCGCCTCAAGTGAGTCTTGAGATTTTGCGCGATCGCGCCAGCATGCTGGGTGTGTCCGTCAAGACGATTGAGCAGGCGATTCAGCTTGCTTATAGCGGTTCCCGCATCTCCACTTTTCAGACGCCAATCAATATCTACGATCTTGTCCTGCAGGTTGACGACGAGTCGCGTCAAACCCCCGATATGCTGGATAAGATCAGGGTAAGCTCCTCTTTGCCTGAAGATCGGAAAACGTTGATTCCGCTGTCAACCGTTGTACGAAGAGAAATTGTTAACGGGCCATTGCAAGTCAATCACATCAATCAGCTGCCGTCTGCGACAGTTTATTTTAATATTGCTCCTGGAGCAGCTTTGAGCACCGCTTTGCAGAAAGTGTCCGATGAGGCAAGCAAGATCATTCCTAAACAGTTTTTCGGCTCCTTTGCCGGACAAGCGGCGATCTTCGAAGGCACAGGTCCGGAAATGGCTGCGTTGCTTTTGATCAGCATTTTGATTATTTATCTTTTACTCGGAAGCTTATATGAGAACTTTTTCCATCCTTTAACGATTTTAACGACTCTTCCGGGATCAATTTTTGGCGGGTTGCTGACACTGTTTGTTTTTCAGTCATCCCTTTCCCTTTATGCTTTTGTCGGGATGATCGTTTTGATCGGGATCGTCTTGAAAAATGGGATCATGCTGGTGGAATTTGCTAATGAAAAGGTGTTGGAAGGGAAGGAAGTTTCAGAGGCGATTATCGAAGCGTGCAAAGTGCGTTTCCGTCCCATCCTCATGACGACAATTGCTGCGGCTATGGGCGCTTTGCCGATTGCTATTGGGATCGGCGCTGATGCCTCAAGCCGTCGTTCAATGGGGCTGATCATTTTGGGCGGGTTGTTGTTTGCTCAAATGATCACCTATTTCTTTACGCCGGTGATCTGCTATTATTCGATGCGCGCAGGCAGATCTATAACGAAATAA
- a CDS encoding efflux RND transporter periplasmic adaptor subunit: MKKIAVGLCALILIGCGSKKTEEKEALPKVKAAPVKMERVSYYIDSVGNAEAFQSVEIIPQVGGKILGYDFIDGGEVSKGDLLYRIDPSPFLANLEEAAGQLEEAKASYEYLVQKVERYQELLPEDYVSELDYQQYVSQLKEAKGQLNRAEGVWKSAKIDLDYTTITAPFSGRCGMHAFDQGSVVHANQEKALVTLNQISPIYVIFTVPEKYLHLIREYQQKSEKGLKILMTPLDGKRFSEAAYLDFIDNTVDQNSGTVKLRGICENSNQALWAGQYFTVRLEVYDLGEKVLVPEAAVGRDTKGTFVWATTEQNTAEQKRIELGQQHGSYFVVNKGLAKGDRVIVEGQSALKPGEKVIQ; this comes from the coding sequence ATGAAAAAAATTGCGGTTGGCTTATGCGCTTTGATACTGATCGGATGCGGATCGAAAAAAACAGAAGAGAAAGAGGCTCTGCCTAAAGTCAAAGCCGCTCCCGTCAAGATGGAGAGAGTCTCCTATTATATTGATTCTGTAGGAAATGCAGAGGCGTTTCAGTCGGTAGAGATCATCCCGCAAGTTGGAGGAAAAATTTTAGGATATGATTTCATAGATGGAGGTGAAGTTTCAAAAGGCGACCTGCTATATCGGATCGATCCCTCGCCTTTTTTGGCGAATTTGGAAGAGGCGGCCGGCCAGCTTGAGGAAGCAAAAGCGTCCTACGAATACCTGGTGCAGAAGGTAGAGCGGTATCAAGAACTCCTTCCGGAAGATTATGTCTCAGAACTTGATTATCAGCAGTACGTTTCGCAGCTCAAAGAGGCTAAGGGGCAGTTAAATCGAGCGGAAGGGGTATGGAAGAGTGCAAAAATCGATCTGGATTATACCACGATCACTGCTCCTTTCAGCGGCAGATGCGGAATGCACGCCTTTGATCAGGGAAGCGTTGTGCACGCCAATCAGGAAAAAGCTCTGGTCACTTTGAATCAAATCTCTCCCATTTATGTGATTTTTACTGTGCCGGAAAAATATCTCCATCTAATCAGAGAGTATCAGCAAAAATCAGAGAAGGGATTAAAAATTCTGATGACCCCTCTTGATGGAAAGAGATTCAGCGAGGCTGCTTATCTGGATTTTATTGACAATACTGTCGATCAAAACAGCGGCACTGTGAAGCTGCGGGGAATCTGTGAAAACAGCAATCAAGCTTTATGGGCAGGACAGTATTTCACTGTTCGTCTGGAAGTCTACGACTTAGGCGAGAAGGTGCTTGTCCCTGAAGCTGCAGTGGGTAGAGATACGAAAGGAACTTTTGTTTGGGCGACGACTGAACAGAACACTGCTGAACAGAAACGGATTGAATTAGGGCAGCAGCATGGCTCCTATTTTGTGGTGAATAAAGGTTTGGCAAAAGGAGACCGTGTGATTGTCGAAGGGCAGAGCGCGTTGAAGCCGGGAGAAAAAGTGATCCAATGA
- a CDS encoding lipopolysaccharide biosynthesis protein, which translates to MIYFQKTLGNLHRIGFIQSVYTLMSGTVLAQIITLGISPILARFYSPEDFGYFALFFSISSLLGMISTGRYEFSLLLPKKIEDAFHLLLVCLGMTFLSSFLTFLSIYFFIQPFFPTIHNSFFSTFWGWIPLMVFQIGLSQTFTFWFNRTHNLHLISKGKIIQSLTSATLNLLLFFYCYQWLGGKILILSGLVSFFALNTYYIFHFFRKNHGIWKNFNHKNLLIQSKKYIDFPKYNLFHSLFDNFQIFGINFLFSLFYGPAVLGYYTLTHRVLKYPLSLLSTSLSQVFMEKFSSKTKLDIEKPELLKSIWKLLFLCGILPFLVLIFFGQEIFATIFGEQWRNAGLFSQILSLWYFLNFIYSPTSPLPLIIGKQKQFMYLGLAYNSAIISSFVFSYFAGLETITMLTFLSINMSIFTIFLMKWLYQLLSKEELE; encoded by the coding sequence ATGATTTATTTTCAAAAAACTTTAGGCAATTTACACCGAATAGGCTTTATTCAAAGTGTTTATACTTTGATGAGCGGCACTGTCCTTGCTCAAATCATCACCCTGGGTATAAGCCCAATCCTCGCACGCTTTTACTCTCCCGAAGACTTTGGTTATTTTGCTTTATTTTTCAGCATTTCAAGCCTTTTGGGGATGATTTCCACAGGAAGATACGAATTTTCTTTATTGCTTCCGAAAAAAATCGAAGATGCCTTTCATCTGCTTCTAGTCTGCCTAGGAATGACATTCTTAAGCAGCTTCTTGACTTTTCTATCCATCTATTTTTTCATCCAACCCTTTTTCCCGACAATCCATAACAGCTTCTTTTCTACTTTTTGGGGATGGATTCCTCTTATGGTCTTTCAAATAGGCCTTTCACAAACATTTACCTTTTGGTTCAATAGAACACATAATCTACACCTCATTTCAAAAGGGAAAATCATCCAATCCTTAACCTCAGCAACCCTCAATTTACTGCTGTTTTTTTACTGTTATCAGTGGTTAGGCGGGAAGATATTAATTCTTTCTGGACTAGTTTCATTCTTTGCTCTAAACACTTATTACATTTTTCATTTTTTTCGGAAAAATCACGGGATTTGGAAAAATTTTAACCATAAAAATTTATTGATTCAAAGCAAGAAATACATAGACTTTCCAAAATACAATTTATTCCATTCTCTCTTTGACAACTTTCAAATTTTTGGAATCAACTTCCTCTTCTCTTTATTTTACGGGCCGGCAGTTCTTGGTTATTACACCTTAACTCATCGAGTTTTAAAATATCCCCTCAGCCTTTTAAGCACATCTCTTTCGCAAGTATTCATGGAAAAATTCAGTTCAAAAACGAAACTAGATATAGAGAAACCAGAACTCTTAAAAAGTATTTGGAAACTTCTTTTTTTATGCGGCATTTTACCTTTTCTTGTTCTCATATTTTTCGGACAAGAGATCTTCGCCACAATTTTTGGGGAACAATGGCGCAATGCAGGACTCTTTTCCCAAATTTTGTCCCTTTGGTATTTTTTGAACTTTATCTATTCCCCTACTTCTCCATTGCCGCTCATAATAGGCAAACAAAAACAATTCATGTATCTTGGGCTAGCGTATAATAGCGCAATCATCTCTTCATTTGTTTTTTCTTATTTTGCTGGTTTAGAAACAATCACAATGTTAACTTTTCTCTCCATCAACATGTCAATTTTTACAATTTTCTTAATGAAATGGCTCTATCAATTATTATCGAAGGAAGAACTAGAATGA